A region from the Drosophila ananassae strain 14024-0371.13 chromosome 2L, ASM1763931v2, whole genome shotgun sequence genome encodes:
- the LOC6500473 gene encoding cyclin-G-associated kinase, translating into MGDFFKSLNFNYFSSADGSTSANGAAGIIGGGGGGGGGGGGGGAPTDNSYVGQNVEVSGHRLRTKCVIAEGGYAFVYVAQDLQTGTEYALKRLIGADQQACNAIINEIAIHKQLSGHGNIVAFVGSSYTAPSSNQGAQYLLLSELCKGGSLVDCFKADSSAIDPPVVLRIFYQMARAVAAMHSQSPPIAHRDIKIENFLIGNDKQIKLCDFGSASKEVLSPTFEWSAHQRNMLEDQLNTVTTPMYRAPEMLDTWSNNPIGPKADIWALGCVLYFLCYRRHPYEDGGKLRIINGNYIIPPEPRYQCFRDIIKGCFKVNPAERLDISMVLERLAAIAETNNWSLKGPLDLRGVPIESSPTESPARRTPPQSEFYTDTPNLPPQPAQPASSAPSSSNGHGSLLSSLKGGAGTLFKNLKDTSTKVMQTMQQSIARTDLDISHITSRILVMPCPSDGFESAYKTNNIEDVRMSLESRFPPQKISIYNFGQRTVPRLPPPVRTVEAGSVYAYPQAHAPNLQGLFNVSADMYNFLNADPKSIVVVQTGDSGGCTAATVICALLMYADLLQQPEDAVQVFAVKRHTINLRPSEFRYLYYFGDILRPTPLLPHYKNTNLVSLSCQPVPKMTKARDGCRIYMEVYCNETLLLSTLQDYEKMRLHLAGPGKIVLPINLTVCGDVTIVLYHARKGMVRPQGLKICQFQINTGFIPEPETLMTLRSHDLDDLPDAEQVAPNFCVSLSLAVTDSETPPSHKPPWMPPKPKRSPAALFSSDLEYAEMLDNFVTKPKTRPSPPPAVRKPDRANSPLVLPDVTETAHDDPPVGMPEPSPPIDLLNLNQQPSDAPAADPLASAMPSSDASFDLLGAFGDDDSTGIGSAPIPDILPPPPLQPPQQPKINADLFDIFGSVDQSSAPSMKPMTGTDLPPYMGTVPAFAAPASVPKKEPSPAQTPKSPADPFADIANLASGLNINFNRSTLSGKSPVGNSPQPTQYPSPTHRPSPATTGQPHPQPQASFMKTPPQANPQQQAPFAKTPPQPQPAQARPDYSRSHFDAPKPGQAAGGAGPKNSDIFADILGQQGYSFGSKMNQGSRSINEMRKEDMVRDMDPKKVRIMEWTDGKKNNIRALLCSMHTVLWENAKWQRCEMSTMVTPAEVKKAYRRACLAVHPDKHNGTENEEIAKLIFMELNNAWTDFENDATQQNMFNA; encoded by the exons ATGGGCGATTTCTTCAAGTCGCTCAATTTTAACTACTTCAGTTCGGCGGATGGCAGCACATCTGCCAACGGGGCTGCAGGAATCATCGGTGGGGGCGGGGGCGGAggcggtggaggaggaggaggaggagctccCACGGACAATAGCTATGTTGGCCAAAATGTGGAAGTCAGTGGCCACAGGTTGCGCACCAAGTGCGTAATCGCTGAAG GCGGCTATGCCTTTGTGTACGTTGCCCAAGATTTGCAAACTGGCACCGAGTACGCCCTCAAGCGACTGATTGGAGCCGATCAGCAGGCCTGCAACGCCATCATCAACGAGATTGCCATCCACAAGCAGCTGTCGGGTCATGGAAACATCGTGGCATTCGTTGGCTCCAGTTACACGGCTCCGTCCTCCAATCAGGGAGCTCAGTACCTGCTCCTCTCGGAGCTCTGTAAAG gtgGTTCACTGGTGGACTGTTTCAAGGCAGATAGCAGTGCCATTGATCCTCCCGTGGTTTTGAGGATTTTCTACCAAATGGCTCGAGCAGTGGCCGCCATGCACTCCCAATCGCCTCCCATCGCCCATCGAGACATCAAG ATCGAAAACTTCCTAATCGGCAACGATAAACAGATCAAACTGTGTGATTTTGGCTCGGCCAGCAAAGAAGTCCTCTCGCCCACGTTTGAATGGAGTGCCCACCAACGCAACATGCTGGAGGATCAGCTGAACACTGTTACCACGCCCATGTACCGAGCACCCGAAATGCTAGACACCTGGTCCAATAATCCAATCGGGCCCAAGGCAGACATCTGGGCCCTTGGCTGCGTCCTCTATTTCCTATGCTATCGCAGGCACCCCTACGAAGATGGTGGCAAGCTGCGGATCATCAACGGCAACTACATCATTCCACCAGAGCCGCGATACCAATGCTTCCGCGACATCATCAAGGGCTGCTTTAAAGTGAATCCGGCCGAACGTCTGGACATTAGCATGGTGCTTGAGCGCCTAGCTGCTATAGCGGAGACTAATAATTGGTCGCTCAAGGGCCCCCTGGATTTACGCGGCGTTCCGATTGAGTCATCTCCGACCGAGAGTCCCGCTCGAAGGACACCCCCCCAATCGGAGTTCTACACTGACACGCCAAATCTCCCGCCCCAGCCAGCGCAACCCGCCAGCAGCGCCCCTTCCTCAAGTAATGGTCATGGCAGTCTTCTATCGTCGCTGAAAGGCGGCGCTGGAACGCTCTTCAAGAACCTCAAGGACACTTCCACAAAGGTCATGCAAACGATGCAGCAATCGATCGCACGCACGGATCTAGACATTAGTCACATCACCTCGAGGATTTTGGTCATGCCGTGTCCGTCCGATGGCTTTGAGTCGGCATACAAAACGAACAACATTGAGGACGTGCGGATGTCACTGGAGAGTAGGTTTCCCCCCCAAAAGATAAGCATTTACAATTTCGGGCAGCGCACAGTTCCGCGGTTACCGCCCCCGGTACGAACAGTAGAGGCCGGTTCTGTCTACGCATATCCACAAGCTCATGCTCCTAATCTGCAG GGTCTGTTTAATGTATCTGCGGATATGTACAACTTCCTCAACGCCGATCCAAAGTCTATAGTGGTCGTACAAACTGGAGATTCCGGAGGCTGCACAGCTGCCACTGTGATCTGTGCTCTACTCATGTACGCCGATCTTCTCCAGCAACCGGAAGATGCGGTCCAGGTATTCGCAGTCAAGCGGCACACCATCAACCTGCGTCCCTCGGAATTCCGTTACTTGTATTACTTCGGCGACATCCTGCGACCCACTCCGCTACTGCCACACTACAAAAACACAAATCTCGTCTCGCTCAGCTGCCAACCAGTTCCCAAAATGACCAAGGCCCGCGACGGCTGCCGCATCTACATGGAAGTGTATTGCAATGAGACCCTATTACTAAGCACTCTCCAGGACTATGAAAAGATGCGTTTGCATTTGGCTGGTCCTGGCAAAATAGTTCTTCCCATCAACCTGACTGTCTGTGGCGATGTCACCATTGTGTTGTATCATGCTCGAAAAGGAATGGTGCGTCCTCAGGGCCTGAAGATATGCCAGTTCCAAATAAACACTGGCTTCATACCGGAACCGGAGACCTTGATGACATTGCGCAGTCACGATCTTGATGATCTGCCGGATGCGGAACAGGTGGCTCCCAACTTCTGCGTATCCCTCTCTCTTGCAGTGACTGACTCGGAGACACCGCCCAGCCACAAACCGCCATGGATGCCACCCAAGCCAAAAAGGTCCCCAGCAGCCTTGTTTAGCTCTGACTTGGAATATGCCGAAATGCTGGATAACTTTG TGACCAAGCCAAAAACACGTCCATCACCACCGCCGGCAGTGCGAAAACCAGATCGTGCCAACTCTCCATTGGTTCTGCCTGATGTGACGGAAACTGCTCATGATGATCCTCCGGTGGGTATGCCGGAACCCTCGCCACCCATCGATCTGCTCAACCTGAACCAGCAACCCAGTGATGCTCCTGCTGCAGATCCATTAGCTAGCGCCATGCCCAGCTCGGACGCCAGCTTTGATCTGTTGGGAGCCTTCGGGGACGACGATTCCACTGGTATAGGGTCGGCTCCCATACCAGACATTCTTCCGCCGCCGCCGTTGCAGCCACCACAGCAGCCCAAGATAAACGCCGACCTTTTTGACATCTTTGGCTCGGTAGACCAGAGCAGTGCACCGAGTATGAAGCCCATGACCGGAACAGACCTGCCTCCTTACATGGGCACTGTCCCAGCTTTTGCTGCCCCAGCATCAGTGCCCAAAAAGGAACCATCGCCCGCGCAGACGCCTAAATCTCCTGCCGACCCCTTCGCCGACATTGCCAATCTCGCGTCTGGTCTGAATATAAACTTCAACCGCAGCACACTAAGTGGAAAGTCGCCTGTGGGAAATAGTCCCCAGCCAACGCAATACCCCAGCCCCACCCACAGACCATCCCCAGCCACAACAGGGCAACCGCATCCACAGCCACAAGCATCGTTTATGAAGACTCCGCCGCAGGCAAATCCGCAACAGCAAGCACCGTTTGCGAAGACACCACCTCAACCACAGCCCGCCCAGGCACGACCGGACTACAGTCGCTCTCATTTCGATGCTCCAAAGCCAGGACAGGCAGCGGGAGGAGCAGGACCCAAGAACTCTGACATATTTGCCGATATCCTGGGGCAGCAAGGCTATTCCTTTGGCAGCAAGATGAATCAGGGCTCACGGTCCATCAATGAGATGCGGAAAGAAGACATGGTCAGGGACATGGACCCAAAGAAAGTTCGAATTATGGAATGG ACTGACGGTAAAAAGAACAATATACGGGCTCTTCTCTGCTCTATGCACACGGTCCTGTGGGAGAATGCCAAATGGCAACGCTGCGAAATGTCCACTATGGTGACTCCAGCCGAGGTAAAGAAGGCCTATCGCCGCGCTTGCCTGGCCGTGCATCCCGACAAg CATAATGGCACTGAGAACGAGGAGATTGCCAAGCTCATATTTATGGAACTGAACAATGCCTGGACCGATTTCGAAAACGATGCTACGCAGCAAAATATGTTCAATGCGTAA
- the LOC6500065 gene encoding guanine deaminase produces MPTAFLGTIVHTKSFNEFESIKNGFLVVSDDGKILCLGNDYQTWLTNNKGNRPEEVVLTDYQFLMPGFVDCHIHAPQYAQVGLGLDMPLLDWLKTYTFPLEAKFSDLKYAQRVYKSVVEATLRSGTTLASYFATNNLPSTLILAREAVRQGQRALIGKVCSNCNSPDFYVETLEESVTNTKEFVTAMKNIGSPLVLPTITPRFALSCTKELLKQLGDITKEDNLHIQSHISENLAEIEVVKGIFNTSYAGAYDEAGLLTKKTVMAHGVHLEDEEVRLLKERGTSVAHCPASNTMLGSGICDIQRLINSGVTVGLGTDVSGGNSVSIQDALLRALDISKHLDFFKKQNIVGTGEAKTQDPSYKQLKYKQAIYLATLGGAKALAMDHLTGNFEAGKEFDALLVDVSVVDDPIRLLTVDELVEKFIYTGSDRNIIEVFVSGSRVKKGCVGE; encoded by the exons ATGCCCACCGCTTTCCTAGGAACCATAGTGCACACCAAGTCCTTCAATGAGTTTGAGTCCATTAAGAATGGGTTCTTGGTGGTGAGCGATGATGGAAAG ATTTTGTGTTTAGGCAATGACTACCAGACTTGGTTGACCAACAATAAAGGGAATAGGCCGGAAGAGGTGGTCCTGACGGACTACCAGTTCCTGATGCCCGGATTTGTGGATTGCCATATACACGCGCCCCAGTATGCCCAAGTGGGCCTGGGATTGGATATGCCATTGCTGGACTGGTTAAAAACGTATACTTTTCCGTTGGAGGCCAAGTTCTCGGATTTGAAATACGCCCAGCGTGTCTACAAGAGCGTTGTT GAAGCAACGCTGCGCTCTGGAACAACACTCGCCTCCTATTTCGCAACCAACAATCTGCCATCGACTTTGATACTGGCTCGGGAGGCAGTGCGTCAAGGTCAGCGGGCGCTGATTGGAAAAGTATGCTCCAATTGCAATAGTCCCGACTTTTATGT GGAAACCCTCGAGGAGTCGGTAACCAACACCAAGGAGTTTGTGACTGCaatgaaaaatattggaaGTCCACTTGTTTTACCGACAATCACGCCCCGATTCGCTCTCAGTTGCACCAAAGAGCTGCTCAAGCAGCTGGGTGACATCACCAAGGAAGACAACCTGCATATCCAAAGTCATATCAGCGAAAATCTGGCAGAGATTGAGGTGGTCAAGGGTATCTTCAACACCAGCTATGCAGGAGCGTACGACGAAGCTGGATTGCTTACGAAAAAG ACTGTAATGGCTCACGGTGTCCACCTGGAGGATGAAGAAGTCCGACTACTCAAGGAGCGCGGCACCTCTGTGGCCCATTGTCCTGCCTCGAATACAATGCTCGGTTCTGGCATATGCGACATCCAACGACTGATAAATTCCGGAGTAACTGTTGGGTTGGGCACCGATGTATCCGGAGGGAATTCCGTCTCAATCCAAGATGCTTTACTGCGGGCATTGGATATATCCAAGCATTTGGACTTTTTTAAGAAACAGAATATTGTTGGCACAGGAGAGGCTAAAACCCAGGATCCCAGTTACAAACAACTCAAATACAAGCAGGCCATCTACCTGGCAACATTGGGTGGCGCCAAGGCTCTAGCCATGGATCATTTAACCGGAAACTTTGAAGCTGGCAAGGAATTCGACGCACTCCTGGTGGACGTCAGTGTCGTGGATGATCCCATTAGGCTTCTCACCGTCGATGAATTGGTGGAGAAGTTTATTTATACTGGAAGTGATCGCAATATTATCGAAGTTTTTGTATCCGGCAGTCGAGTGAAAAAAGGCTGTGTGGGGGAGTAA